The following proteins are encoded in a genomic region of Bernardetia sp. MNP-M8:
- a CDS encoding electron transfer flavoprotein subunit alpha/FixB family protein: MSVLVYIEADNNAVKKSSLEALTYAAKMNAGDVTALVTDKAENLEELGKYGVKTVLQVSDDKLSTRPVSAIASAIASAASKAGANVVVMSRSSTVDAAAPRVGVKMKATVASNVVALPQTDNGFVVRRGVFTGKAFADTKLEGENKVLTIAKNALAIDDSVGGSATVEAFSPEYGAKDFAVKVTDVKKQEGDILLPEADLVVSAGRGLKGPENWGMIENLANELHAATACSKPVSDMDWRPHHEHVGQTGIKVAPSLYIAVGISGAIQHLAGVNSSKTIVVINKDSEAPFFKSADYGVVGDAFDVVPKLTEALKKAGI; encoded by the coding sequence ATGTCAGTTTTAGTATATATAGAAGCAGATAACAATGCAGTAAAAAAGTCTTCTTTAGAGGCTTTGACGTATGCTGCCAAAATGAATGCAGGCGATGTAACTGCTTTAGTTACAGATAAAGCCGAAAATTTGGAAGAACTTGGAAAATATGGTGTAAAAACTGTTTTACAAGTAAGTGATGATAAACTTTCTACTCGTCCTGTTAGTGCTATTGCTAGTGCTATTGCTAGTGCAGCTAGTAAAGCAGGCGCAAATGTAGTAGTGATGTCTCGTTCTTCTACTGTGGATGCAGCAGCACCACGAGTAGGTGTAAAAATGAAAGCAACTGTTGCTTCAAATGTAGTTGCTCTTCCTCAAACTGATAATGGTTTTGTAGTTCGTAGAGGTGTTTTCACAGGAAAAGCATTTGCAGATACAAAATTAGAAGGTGAAAATAAAGTGCTTACAATTGCTAAAAATGCACTTGCAATTGATGATTCTGTAGGTGGTTCAGCTACTGTAGAAGCATTTAGCCCAGAATATGGAGCTAAAGATTTTGCTGTAAAAGTAACAGATGTAAAAAAACAAGAAGGTGATATTTTATTGCCAGAAGCTGATTTGGTTGTTTCTGCTGGTCGTGGCTTGAAAGGTCCTGAAAACTGGGGAATGATTGAAAATTTAGCAAATGAATTACATGCTGCAACAGCTTGTTCGAAACCAGTTTCAGATATGGACTGGAGACCTCACCACGAACACGTAGGTCAGACAGGAATCAAAGTTGCTCCTTCGTTGTATATTGCAGTTGGTATTTCGGGTGCAATTCAGCATTTAGCAGGTGTAAATTCTTCTAAAACTATTGTTGTAATCAATAAAGATTCAGAAGCTCCTTTCTTCAAATCGGCTGATTATGGTGTGGTAGGAGATGCTTTTGATGTAGTTCCTAAACTTACAGAAGCACTCAAAAAAGCTGGAATTTAA
- a CDS encoding acyl-CoA thioesterase, with amino-acid sequence MSLTTENKKELIQKSKTSIFKAVFPNTTNHYDTLFGGTAMQMMDEVAFITATRFSRKKVVTVSSDRIDFKVPIAAGTIIELIGEVSRVGNTSLDVTVEIFIEEMYSEKREQAITGSFSFVAIDENKKPTPIF; translated from the coding sequence ATGAGCTTAACAACTGAGAATAAAAAAGAATTAATTCAAAAATCAAAAACTAGTATTTTTAAAGCCGTTTTTCCAAATACTACTAATCATTATGATACTCTTTTTGGAGGAACAGCTATGCAAATGATGGACGAAGTGGCATTTATTACAGCTACTCGTTTTTCTCGTAAAAAAGTAGTTACAGTTTCTTCTGACCGTATTGATTTTAAAGTGCCTATTGCAGCAGGAACAATTATCGAACTTATTGGAGAAGTTTCAAGAGTAGGAAATACAAGTCTTGATGTAACAGTAGAAATTTTTATAGAAGAAATGTATTCTGAAAAAAGAGAACAAGCCATTACAGGAAGTTTTAGTTTTGTAGCTATAGACGAAAACAAAAAACCTACTCCTATTTTTTAA
- a CDS encoding VOC family protein, which yields MIQKIKETCLYVTNLDKTQEFYHNKLELPIISRKEDAFIFFRVGTDVLLCFINEYAKNQENLPPHFATGKIHFAFEVKVEDYQMWKNKIENLQIKITHEQEWKNGLLSFYFEDPDGHVLEIVSAGIWD from the coding sequence ATGATTCAGAAAATTAAAGAAACCTGTCTTTACGTAACCAATTTAGACAAAACACAAGAATTTTATCACAATAAACTAGAATTGCCTATCATTAGCAGAAAAGAAGATGCTTTTATATTTTTTAGAGTTGGCACGGATGTTCTTTTATGTTTTATAAATGAATATGCAAAAAATCAAGAAAATCTACCTCCTCATTTTGCAACAGGAAAAATACATTTTGCTTTTGAAGTAAAGGTAGAAGACTATCAGATGTGGAAAAACAAAATAGAAAATCTACAAATCAAAATAACACATGAACAAGAATGGAAAAACGGATTACTTTCTTTTTACTTTGAAGACCCTGATGGACATGTTTTAGAGATAGTAAGTGCAGGAATATGGGATTAA
- a CDS encoding TIGR00730 family Rossman fold protein: protein MDGNTNAKDILEGKTEEEKRLVRAFQKRDWSEIKSANSWVIFKVMAEFVEGFEKLARIGPCVSIFGSARTSPDHKYYKLTEEIAAKLVRHGYGVITGGGPGIMEAGNKGARAEKGKSVGLNIVLPFEQGANAYIDLDKLINFDYFFVRKVMFVKYSQGFIVMPGGLGTLDELFEAYTLIQTKKIARFPIVLVGKDFWSGLMDWIKTTVLEKEKNVSAVDLDLISIVDTADEAVKVIDDFYSQYLLSPNF from the coding sequence ATGGATGGAAATACGAATGCAAAAGATATATTAGAAGGTAAAACAGAAGAAGAAAAACGATTAGTTAGAGCTTTTCAGAAACGAGATTGGAGTGAAATAAAATCAGCAAACTCTTGGGTTATCTTTAAAGTAATGGCAGAATTTGTAGAAGGGTTTGAAAAACTAGCTCGTATAGGACCTTGTGTTTCTATTTTTGGTTCTGCTCGTACTTCTCCAGACCATAAATATTACAAATTAACTGAAGAAATTGCAGCTAAATTAGTACGCCATGGTTATGGTGTAATTACAGGTGGTGGCCCTGGTATTATGGAAGCTGGTAATAAAGGCGCAAGAGCAGAAAAAGGTAAATCTGTTGGTTTGAATATTGTTTTGCCTTTTGAACAAGGTGCAAATGCGTATATTGACTTAGACAAACTTATCAACTTTGATTATTTCTTTGTGCGCAAAGTTATGTTTGTAAAATATTCTCAAGGCTTTATCGTAATGCCTGGTGGTTTGGGAACATTAGATGAGCTTTTTGAAGCCTACACACTTATTCAAACAAAAAAAATAGCTCGTTTTCCTATTGTTTTGGTAGGTAAAGATTTTTGGTCTGGATTAATGGACTGGATAAAAACGACTGTTCTTGAAAAAGAGAAAAACGTAAGTGCAGTAGACTTAGATCTAATCAGCATTGTAGATACTGCAGATGAAGCTGTAAAAGTAATTGATGATTTTTATTCTCAATATTTACTTTCTCCAAACTTCTAA